From Methanococcus maripaludis, the proteins below share one genomic window:
- the ehbF gene encoding energy conserving hydrogenase EhbF yields the protein MNLLPLIVVFPMFVAIIFNYLNGKDKLIRPMTLIMAILLLALPFIGSYGIYNFGAHGLENGLISGISYFYTPVKQLIITVIMLIGSLVLITGLGEKKSSGLFVALMLMGLASVSAVVMADDLFNIYVFYEIAAIAQTGLVIASGTEKAYRSAFRYLILGNFAGSILLLGVSMLLAATGTLNITDMHNFLLNNPATPTIYGGLLMLIIGLCYGSGLPPFHTVKADIYARAKPYIAAMLQTYSKFVLVALLLVIFKLFGGLSYFASAHGVLIGLSVLGMVFGVVMALLQTDYKKLLAYHAISQGGYVAAGIALGTPLGIVAGIFHAINHVIYKSALFLGAHIVERRNAGNLNKLGGLLPVIPATAFMVLCAKLAISGVPPFNGFQSKLLLAEAAMNVNMPELAIIMILVSIGTFVSMMKAFYLIYLKPCSQEQLEEYKKAKPSKYAVFSLAVLTFLCILLGIFPNLATDIIYPFANEIGRVWTL from the coding sequence ATGAACTTACTTCCCCTGATTGTAGTTTTTCCTATGTTCGTGGCCATCATATTCAATTATCTTAACGGGAAAGATAAACTAATCAGGCCAATGACACTTATTATGGCTATTCTATTGTTAGCACTTCCATTTATTGGATCGTATGGAATTTATAACTTCGGAGCCCACGGTTTAGAAAATGGGCTTATTTCAGGAATATCTTACTTTTATACTCCAGTGAAACAGCTTATTATCACCGTTATAATGTTAATCGGATCTTTAGTGTTGATAACCGGACTCGGAGAAAAAAAGTCAAGCGGTCTTTTTGTAGCTTTAATGTTAATGGGGTTAGCGAGTGTTTCAGCAGTAGTTATGGCAGATGACCTCTTTAATATCTATGTATTTTACGAAATAGCTGCAATTGCACAAACTGGACTTGTTATCGCATCAGGTACCGAAAAAGCGTATAGATCTGCTTTTAGATATTTAATACTTGGTAATTTTGCAGGTTCAATTCTTTTACTTGGGGTTTCAATGCTTTTGGCGGCAACTGGAACTTTAAATATCACAGATATGCACAATTTCCTTTTAAACAATCCAGCAACTCCAACGATATATGGTGGGCTTTTAATGCTTATTATCGGGCTCTGTTACGGTAGCGGTCTTCCACCGTTCCACACGGTAAAAGCAGATATTTACGCAAGAGCAAAACCTTATATTGCTGCAATGCTCCAGACATACTCAAAATTCGTACTGGTTGCATTATTGCTTGTAATTTTCAAGTTATTTGGTGGACTTTCTTATTTTGCAAGTGCACACGGAGTTTTAATCGGACTTTCCGTTTTAGGGATGGTTTTCGGAGTTGTAATGGCGCTTTTACAAACTGACTATAAAAAACTGCTTGCATACCACGCGATAAGTCAGGGTGGCTATGTTGCAGCAGGGATTGCACTTGGAACTCCGTTAGGAATTGTTGCAGGAATATTTCACGCAATAAACCACGTCATCTATAAAAGCGCGCTGTTTTTAGGTGCCCACATAGTTGAAAGAAGAAATGCAGGAAATTTAAACAAACTTGGTGGTCTTCTTCCAGTAATTCCAGCAACTGCATTCATGGTTTTATGCGCAAAACTTGCAATCAGCGGTGTACCTCCATTCAACGGATTCCAGAGTAAATTATTGTTAGCAGAAGCTGCAATGAATGTAAATATGCCTGAACTTGCAATAATTATGATTCTTGTGAGTATCGGAACGTTTGTATCAATGATGAAGGCATTTTACTTAATTTACTTAAAGCCTTGCAGTCAGGAACAGCTTGAAGAATACAAAAAAGCAAAACCTTCAAAATACGCGGTATTTTCACTTGCGGTTTTAACATTTTTGTGCATACTTTTAGGTATATTCCCAAACCTTGCAACAGACATAATTTATCCATTTGCAAACGAAATTGGAAGGGTATGGACTTTATAG
- a CDS encoding Na(+)/H(+) antiporter subunit B, producing MTQKREIAVFLSFVFFGSAIIYSLFNINAVEGVNYIYTQNYIVPNLITAVLFDWRGFDTLGECMILVTSVLVTGMVFGRGLFETEFLKEVYSDSKPESDTEIGFTSIIKVLAMPFSILLMALGISIILGGHITPGGGFQGGSLIAAAYILSIVAFGSKTPIKFKHHFLESLESFGAILFMSLGVLGIIVSGYYLFNFGDLFGYPVFLSPSGLENTGIIPYLNIAVGLKVLAGLSTITFLLTGEKVVKDYIVRE from the coding sequence ATGACTCAAAAAAGAGAAATTGCAGTTTTTCTGTCATTTGTATTTTTTGGATCGGCAATAATCTATTCATTATTTAATATAAATGCCGTAGAGGGTGTAAATTATATCTACACTCAAAATTATATCGTTCCAAACTTAATAACGGCAGTTCTGTTCGACTGGCGAGGTTTTGACACTCTTGGAGAATGTATGATTCTTGTAACTTCTGTTTTAGTTACCGGAATGGTTTTTGGAAGAGGATTATTCGAAACAGAATTTTTAAAAGAAGTTTATTCAGACTCTAAACCAGAATCCGATACTGAAATTGGATTTACTTCAATAATTAAAGTTTTAGCAATGCCTTTCAGTATATTATTAATGGCTTTGGGAATTTCCATAATATTGGGCGGGCACATAACTCCAGGTGGAGGATTTCAGGGTGGTTCTTTAATTGCAGCAGCATATATTTTAAGCATCGTTGCATTTGGATCAAAAACTCCAATTAAATTTAAACACCACTTTTTAGAGTCTTTAGAATCTTTCGGAGCGATATTATTCATGTCTTTAGGGGTTCTTGGAATAATTGTTTCAGGGTATTATCTCTTTAATTTTGGAGATTTATTTGGATATCCTGTATTTTTATCCCCTTCAGGACTTGAAAATACTGGAATTATTCCTTATTTGAATATTGCAGTAGGTTTAAAGGTTTTAGCAGGTCTTTCAACAATTACATTCCTATTAACTGGTGAAAAGGTAGTTAAAGACTACATCGTCAGGGAATAG